From Acidobacteriota bacterium, one genomic window encodes:
- a CDS encoding cytochrome c, which yields MKKLFLKFMYAAVLCGLGAVTLHAQFPQSPVDPVRSESGSKIYAASCAHCHGDDARGTANAPDLLRSVPVLHDRRQMLYGKELAPLLTTLPGHNFKFGEKELGDLSQFLTASINGILRSGYNSQPTNLLSGDAKAGEAYFNGVGGCSKCHSTTGDFAGLGKRYSPSALQQKFLFPGSGLFVKRKVQVTVKLASGKTYTGDLVRIDDFTVTLREKSDETLSFNRIPGTKVTTVNPFAAHEGLLDKYTDTDIHNLTTYLVTLK from the coding sequence GTGAAGAAGCTATTCCTGAAGTTTATGTATGCGGCGGTCCTGTGCGGCCTCGGTGCAGTTACGCTGCACGCGCAGTTCCCGCAGTCCCCGGTCGATCCAGTGCGTTCCGAGAGCGGATCGAAGATCTACGCTGCCAGCTGTGCGCATTGCCACGGAGACGATGCGCGCGGCACCGCCAACGCGCCCGACCTGCTGCGTTCGGTGCCGGTTTTGCATGACCGGCGGCAGATGCTCTATGGCAAAGAGCTCGCCCCGCTGCTGACAACCCTGCCCGGCCATAACTTCAAGTTCGGCGAAAAAGAGCTTGGCGACCTCTCGCAGTTTCTTACGGCTTCCATCAACGGCATCCTGCGGAGCGGCTACAACTCCCAGCCGACGAATCTGCTCAGCGGCGACGCAAAGGCAGGCGAAGCATACTTCAATGGCGTGGGAGGTTGCAGCAAGTGCCACTCGACGACCGGCGATTTTGCTGGGTTGGGGAAGCGCTACTCCCCCTCGGCCTTGCAGCAGAAGTTCCTCTTTCCCGGCTCGGGGCTGTTCGTCAAACGCAAGGTGCAGGTAACCGTTAAGCTGGCCTCGGGAAAGACTTATACCGGCGATCTCGTCCGCATCGATGACTTCACCGTGACGCTTCGCGAAAAGTCAGACGAGACCCTCTCCTTCAACCGCATACCCGGAACCAAGGTGACGACGGTCAATCCCTTTGCCGCGCACGAAGGTCTGCTGGACAAGTACACCGACACCGACATCCATAACCTGACGACATACCTGGTCACGCTGAAATGA
- a CDS encoding TIM barrel protein, producing the protein MNRREFQKISTAAWLMPFLTRRHGFAAPASAAPDDNGGHKFSIMLWTLPKGLTFEQQLDLAAAAGFNGVEVGKEYEKWTPEEWKRNLAKKHALGIEVDSAVPGRNALADHSKRTALRDDLMAAIPGAKELGCKQFIYTAYTRVPGQTPEQQRAAIVDTLKYAADLLEKDQIEIVLEPIDLLEHKQEAVTSVAEAFEITRAVGSPRVKVLYDFYHEQRQAGNLIEKLENNIDQVGLVHIADVPGRHQPGTGEVNYTNIYRKLAELHYNRYICMEFSPVGDPVTVLKAARLEAIAAMKV; encoded by the coding sequence ATGAATCGTCGAGAGTTCCAAAAAATATCAACGGCGGCGTGGCTTATGCCCTTTCTGACCAGACGCCATGGGTTCGCCGCACCGGCTTCTGCCGCCCCTGACGATAACGGCGGGCACAAGTTTTCCATCATGTTGTGGACGTTGCCGAAGGGACTTACCTTCGAGCAGCAGTTGGATTTGGCGGCAGCCGCCGGTTTCAACGGTGTCGAGGTGGGTAAAGAGTATGAAAAGTGGACTCCCGAGGAGTGGAAGCGGAACCTTGCCAAAAAACATGCTCTTGGGATCGAGGTCGATAGCGCAGTGCCCGGACGCAATGCGCTGGCCGATCACTCCAAGCGTACCGCTCTGCGCGACGACCTGATGGCCGCCATTCCCGGCGCGAAGGAGCTGGGCTGCAAACAGTTTATCTACACCGCGTACACCCGTGTTCCGGGGCAGACCCCGGAGCAACAGAGAGCGGCGATCGTCGATACGCTGAAGTACGCCGCAGACCTTCTGGAAAAAGACCAGATCGAGATCGTGCTGGAGCCGATCGATCTACTGGAACATAAACAGGAGGCGGTCACCAGTGTGGCTGAAGCCTTTGAGATTACACGCGCCGTAGGAAGCCCGCGGGTGAAGGTCCTGTACGACTTCTACCATGAGCAGCGACAGGCGGGAAACCTGATCGAAAAGCTGGAGAATAATATCGACCAGGTGGGCCTGGTACACATAGCCGACGTTCCGGGGCGCCATCAGCCGGGTACGGGCGAGGTGAACTATACCAATATCTACCGCAAGCTGGCGGAGTTACATTACAACCGCTATATCTGCATGGAGTTCTCGCCCGTGGGCGATCCGGTGACGGTCCTGAAAGCGGCGCGGCTTGAGGCCATTGCCGCGATGAAGGTGTAG